In Musa acuminata AAA Group cultivar baxijiao chromosome BXJ3-11, Cavendish_Baxijiao_AAA, whole genome shotgun sequence, one DNA window encodes the following:
- the LOC103972193 gene encoding uncharacterized protein LOC103972193 isoform X1, translating into MELSCVASPRGLYVFPSTSASSGCGFCRRDRRKVAGWSRINASTEGSPEPIHTAGANKPQRRDFATGGPAMDVSASPVSSGTTSTTVVERSLAGGGDYDFSVLEKLATVVRLSYGIGIYGAMALASKFVCAISGTDWTGAFHPSPEAIVSGLCYAAPPIVALLFILDDEVVKHSPHARAIRDVEDEELQNFFHGMSPWQLMLVVTASSIGEELFYRVAVQGTMADVFLRGTELMKDAHGITSLTGVLPLFVPFAQAFAAAITAALTGSLYYVATAAGDPTYVAAPVLSSPTGREDLKKLLAAWCERREMKKIYSPLLEALLALYLGFEWIQTRNILAPMITHGMYSAVLLGHGLCRIHDGERQVKVEPKNSDEPIVEQTR; encoded by the exons ATGGAGCTCAGCTGCGTCGCTTCTCCCCGTGGCCTCTACGTCTTCCCATCCACCTCTGCTTCTTCCGGATGTGGCTTCTGCCGCCGGGATAGGAGGAAGGTTGCTGGATGGTCTAGAATCAATGCGTCGACGGAGGGAAGCCCCGAGCCGATCCACACCGCAGGCGCCAACAAGCCACAGCGTAGGGATTTCGCCACCGGCGGTCCCGCGATGGACGTGTCCGCGTCGCCGGTATCTTCGGGGACCACGAGCACCACCGTTGTCGAGCGGAGCCTCGCTGGCGGCGGGGACTACGATTTCTCAGTCTTGGAGAAGCTGGCCACCGTCGTCAGGCTTAGCTACGGGATAG GCATATACGGAGCCATGGCGCTCGCGAGCAAGTTCGTATGCGCCATCTCGGGGACGGATTGGACAGGCGCGTTCCATCCGTCGCCGGAAGCGATCGTGAGCGGCCTCTGTTATGCTGCTCCACCAATAGTGGCTCTGCTCTTCATCCTAGAT GACGAGGTCGTGAAGCATTCACCTCATGCTCGTGCTATTAGAGATGTAGAGGACGAGGAGCTCCAGAACTTCTTCCATGGCATGTCACCATGGCAG CTCATGCTCGTTGTTACTGCGAGTTCAATCGGCGAGGAGCTCTTTTATCGGGTTGCTGTTCAG GGAACAATGGCTGATGTGTTCTTGAGGGGCACCGAGCTCATGAAAGATGCACATGGAATCACATCTCTG ACTGGTGTTCTGCCTCTGTTTGTCCCCTTTGCTCAAGCATTTGCTGCTGCTATCACGGCTGCTCTTACAGGGTCATTGTATTATGTTGCTACAGCTGCCGGCG ATCCTACTTATGTGGCTGCACCAGTGCTAAGTTCTCCCACTGGCCGTGAAGATCTCAAGAAGCTTCTTGCGG CTTGGTGTGAAAGAAGGGAAATGAAGAAGATATATTCTCCACTTCTGGAAGCTTTGCTAGCTCTCTACCTTGGATTCGAATGGATTCAG ACTCGTAATATtctagcgcctatgatcacacatGGGATGTATTCTGCTGTTTTGCTGGGACATGGGCTCTGCAGGATTCATGATGGGGAAAGGCAAGTGAAGGTGGAGCCGAAGAACTCCGATGAACCAATCGTAGAGCAAACAAGATGA
- the LOC103972193 gene encoding uncharacterized protein LOC103972193 isoform X2, whose amino-acid sequence MELSCVASPRGLYVFPSTSASSGCGFCRRDRRKVAGWSRINASTEGSPEPIHTAGANKPQRRDFATGGPAMDVSASPVSSGTTSTTVVERSLAGGGDYDFSVLEKLATVVRLSYGIGIYGAMALASKFVCAISGTDWTGAFHPSPEAIVSGLCYAAPPIVALLFILDDEVVKHSPHARAIRDVEDEELQNFFHGMSPWQLMLVVTASSIGEELFYRVAVQGTMADVFLRGTELMKDAHGITSLTGVLPLFVPFAQAFAAAITAALTGSLYYVATAAGDPTYVAAPVLSSPTGREDLKKLLAGVDVMQLGVKEGK is encoded by the exons ATGGAGCTCAGCTGCGTCGCTTCTCCCCGTGGCCTCTACGTCTTCCCATCCACCTCTGCTTCTTCCGGATGTGGCTTCTGCCGCCGGGATAGGAGGAAGGTTGCTGGATGGTCTAGAATCAATGCGTCGACGGAGGGAAGCCCCGAGCCGATCCACACCGCAGGCGCCAACAAGCCACAGCGTAGGGATTTCGCCACCGGCGGTCCCGCGATGGACGTGTCCGCGTCGCCGGTATCTTCGGGGACCACGAGCACCACCGTTGTCGAGCGGAGCCTCGCTGGCGGCGGGGACTACGATTTCTCAGTCTTGGAGAAGCTGGCCACCGTCGTCAGGCTTAGCTACGGGATAG GCATATACGGAGCCATGGCGCTCGCGAGCAAGTTCGTATGCGCCATCTCGGGGACGGATTGGACAGGCGCGTTCCATCCGTCGCCGGAAGCGATCGTGAGCGGCCTCTGTTATGCTGCTCCACCAATAGTGGCTCTGCTCTTCATCCTAGAT GACGAGGTCGTGAAGCATTCACCTCATGCTCGTGCTATTAGAGATGTAGAGGACGAGGAGCTCCAGAACTTCTTCCATGGCATGTCACCATGGCAG CTCATGCTCGTTGTTACTGCGAGTTCAATCGGCGAGGAGCTCTTTTATCGGGTTGCTGTTCAG GGAACAATGGCTGATGTGTTCTTGAGGGGCACCGAGCTCATGAAAGATGCACATGGAATCACATCTCTG ACTGGTGTTCTGCCTCTGTTTGTCCCCTTTGCTCAAGCATTTGCTGCTGCTATCACGGCTGCTCTTACAGGGTCATTGTATTATGTTGCTACAGCTGCCGGCG ATCCTACTTATGTGGCTGCACCAGTGCTAAGTTCTCCCACTGGCCGTGAAGATCTCAAGAAGCTTCTTGCGG GTGTTGATGTTATGCAGCTTGGTGTGAAAGAAGGGAAATGA